From Afipia carboxidovorans OM5, one genomic window encodes:
- a CDS encoding patatin-like phospholipase family protein, whose protein sequence is MARAQPILASLSVCVLLLGCATIRNDPVNVAGTPDTLANRLDLGFQEDAVEHDVVIGLSFSGGGTRAAAFSYGVLAEMDRIPVRGARGPMLDHLGFISGVSGGAVTAAYYGLKKKAGLADFREKFLLKNAEENLQTDISLATLPRAMAGGINDSTGFPRWLDANLFHGANFGQFRAEGRPRVWINASDIYNRTPFVFGATAFRAMCSDLSEYPLADAVAASAAVPVAFAPVVIKTYPGRCNNPLPSWVVKARDNPNSPPMLNAFAKAISRYHDGSMPFIKLLDGGLVDNYGLSGFTITRLSSATPYEPLTPGQAVKLRRGLFLVVDAKSGTTGNWINTVEGPSGFELFRAAADTAVDASVAGSYTAFERVMSDWHSALVKWRCGLSAAERARYGAGPKWNCRDIKFFIGRVGFDQLDPERAERLNRVPTRFNLPREQVDDVIEAGRDSLRANPAFKTFAASL, encoded by the coding sequence ATGGCACGCGCGCAGCCAATTCTTGCAAGTCTGTCGGTCTGTGTGCTGCTCTTGGGCTGCGCCACCATCCGCAACGATCCGGTCAACGTCGCCGGAACGCCGGATACGCTCGCCAATCGCCTCGATCTCGGTTTTCAGGAAGACGCCGTCGAACACGACGTCGTCATCGGGCTGTCGTTCTCGGGCGGTGGTACGCGCGCGGCGGCATTCTCTTACGGCGTGCTCGCCGAAATGGACCGCATCCCCGTGCGCGGTGCGCGCGGACCAATGCTCGACCATTTAGGTTTCATCTCCGGCGTCTCGGGTGGCGCGGTGACGGCCGCCTATTACGGCCTCAAGAAGAAGGCGGGCCTCGCCGACTTCCGCGAAAAATTCCTGCTGAAGAACGCCGAGGAAAACCTGCAGACCGATATCTCGCTCGCGACGTTGCCGCGTGCGATGGCAGGCGGTATCAACGATTCCACCGGCTTCCCGCGCTGGCTCGATGCCAACCTGTTCCACGGCGCCAACTTCGGCCAGTTCCGCGCCGAGGGACGCCCGCGCGTCTGGATCAACGCCTCCGACATCTACAACCGCACGCCGTTCGTGTTCGGCGCCACCGCCTTCCGCGCGATGTGCAGCGACCTGTCGGAATACCCGCTGGCCGATGCGGTGGCAGCTTCCGCCGCGGTGCCGGTGGCGTTCGCGCCCGTCGTCATCAAGACCTATCCCGGCCGCTGCAACAATCCGCTGCCGTCCTGGGTTGTGAAGGCACGCGACAATCCCAATTCGCCGCCGATGCTGAACGCCTTCGCTAAGGCGATCAGCCGCTATCATGACGGCTCGATGCCCTTCATCAAGCTGCTCGACGGCGGTCTTGTCGACAATTACGGCCTTTCGGGTTTCACCATCACGCGGCTGTCGTCGGCAACGCCCTACGAGCCGCTGACGCCGGGGCAGGCGGTAAAGTTGCGGCGCGGCCTGTTCCTCGTCGTGGACGCGAAGTCGGGTACTACCGGCAACTGGATCAACACCGTCGAGGGGCCGAGCGGGTTCGAACTCTTCCGCGCGGCTGCGGATACCGCGGTCGATGCGAGCGTCGCCGGCAGCTACACCGCGTTCGAGCGGGTGATGAGCGACTGGCACAGCGCGCTGGTGAAATGGCGCTGCGGGCTCTCCGCCGCCGAGCGCGCCCGTTACGGCGCGGGACCGAAGTGGAATTGCCGCGACATCAAGTTCTTCATCGGCCGCGTCGGCTTCGACCAGCTCGATCCCGAACGCGCGGAACGACTGAACAGGGTGCCGACCCGGTTCAACCTGCCGCGCGAGCAGGTCGACGACGTGATCGAGGCCGGGCGGGATTCGCTGCGCGCCAACCCGGCTTTCAAGACCTTCGCTGCCAGCCTGTAG
- a CDS encoding chorismate mutase — MSSEPKNMSELREVIDRIDRDLVALIGERVRCLDQVVAVKLREGLPAAIPERVEEVVAHVRAEAEAAGVPPDLAEMLWRNLIGWSIAYEEGHLKNGSKP; from the coding sequence ATGTCATCCGAGCCGAAAAACATGTCGGAACTGCGCGAGGTCATCGACCGGATTGACCGCGATCTTGTTGCCTTGATCGGCGAACGGGTGCGCTGCCTCGATCAGGTCGTAGCCGTGAAGCTGCGCGAGGGGCTGCCCGCCGCGATTCCGGAGCGGGTCGAGGAAGTCGTCGCCCATGTCCGCGCCGAGGCGGAGGCTGCCGGCGTGCCGCCGGATCTTGCCGAAATGCTGTGGCGTAATCTCATCGGCTGGTCGATCGCCTATGAAGAAGGACACCTGAAAAACGGGTCCAAGCCCTGA
- the gatA gene encoding Asp-tRNA(Asn)/Glu-tRNA(Gln) amidotransferase subunit GatA, giving the protein MTDLTALTLADAKEGLAAKSFTALELTDAHLAAMESARVLNAYVLETPDKARAMAKEADTRIAKGERSNLLGIPLGIKDLFATRDVRLTACSKILDDFKPPYESTITSQLWRDGAVLLGKLNNDEFAMGSSNETSAFGNVINPWRREGSDTALVPGGSSGGSAAAVAAGLCLGATGTDTGGSIRQPAAFTGIVGIKPTYGRCSRWGVVAFASSLDQAGPFARTVRDSAILLRSMAGHDPKDTTSVDRDVPDYEAAIGKSVKGMRIGIPREYRIGGMSSEIEKLWAQGAEWLKAAGAEIVEISLPHTKYALPAYYVVAPAEASSNLARYDGVRYGARVNGKTIAEMYENTRAAGFGPEVRRRIMIGTYVLSAGYYDAYYLRAQKVRTLIKRDFEEVFAKGIDAILTPATPSAAFGIGEKGKADPVEMYLNDIFTVTVNMAGLPGIAVPAGKDAQGLPLALQLIGRPFDEETLFSLGETIEQAAGRFEPKRWW; this is encoded by the coding sequence ATGACTGACCTGACTGCACTGACGCTGGCCGACGCCAAGGAAGGCCTGGCTGCGAAATCCTTCACCGCGCTCGAACTGACCGACGCGCATCTCGCCGCGATGGAAAGCGCGCGCGTGCTCAACGCCTATGTGCTCGAGACGCCGGACAAGGCACGCGCCATGGCGAAGGAGGCTGACACCAGGATCGCGAAGGGCGAGCGTAGCAACCTTCTCGGCATTCCGCTCGGCATCAAGGACCTGTTCGCGACCCGTGACGTGCGCCTCACCGCCTGCTCGAAGATCCTCGACGATTTCAAGCCGCCGTATGAATCGACCATCACCTCGCAGCTCTGGCGCGACGGTGCAGTGCTGCTCGGCAAGCTCAACAACGACGAATTCGCGATGGGCTCCTCGAACGAGACATCTGCGTTCGGCAACGTCATCAATCCGTGGCGGCGCGAGGGATCGGACACGGCGCTGGTGCCGGGCGGTTCGTCGGGCGGTTCGGCGGCGGCGGTCGCGGCCGGGCTTTGCCTTGGTGCAACCGGCACCGACACCGGCGGCTCGATCCGTCAGCCCGCGGCCTTCACCGGCATCGTCGGCATCAAGCCGACCTATGGCCGCTGCTCGCGCTGGGGCGTCGTCGCGTTCGCATCCTCGCTCGATCAGGCCGGGCCGTTCGCGCGCACGGTGCGCGACAGCGCGATCCTGCTGCGTTCGATGGCCGGACACGATCCCAAGGACACCACGTCGGTGGATCGGGATGTGCCCGATTACGAGGCTGCCATCGGCAAGTCTGTGAAGGGCATGCGGATCGGCATTCCGAGGGAATACCGCATCGGCGGCATGTCCTCCGAAATCGAGAAGCTGTGGGCGCAGGGCGCGGAGTGGCTGAAGGCAGCCGGCGCCGAGATCGTCGAGATTTCGCTGCCACACACCAAATATGCGCTGCCGGCCTATTACGTCGTTGCGCCGGCGGAAGCCTCCTCGAACCTCGCGCGCTATGACGGCGTGCGTTACGGCGCGCGCGTCAACGGCAAGACCATCGCCGAGATGTACGAGAACACCCGCGCCGCTGGCTTTGGCCCGGAAGTTCGCCGCCGCATCATGATCGGGACCTATGTGCTCTCGGCTGGCTACTACGACGCCTACTATCTGCGCGCGCAGAAGGTGCGCACGCTGATCAAGCGCGACTTCGAGGAAGTCTTTGCCAAGGGCATCGATGCCATTCTCACGCCCGCGACACCGTCGGCCGCCTTCGGCATCGGCGAAAAGGGCAAGGCCGATCCGGTCGAGATGTATCTCAATGACATCTTCACGGTGACGGTGAATATGGCGGGTCTGCCGGGCATCGCGGTGCCGGCCGGCAAGGACGCGCAGGGCCTGCCGCTCGCGCTGCAACTGATCGGCCGTCCGTTCGACGAGGAGACGCTGTTCTCGCTTGGCGAGACGATCGAGCAGGCGGCGGGGCGCTTCGAGCCGAAGAGGTGGTGGTAA
- the gatC gene encoding Asp-tRNA(Asn)/Glu-tRNA(Gln) amidotransferase subunit GatC, translating into MSVDAATVRRIAQLARIAVKDEEVPHLQGELNAMLAFIEQLSEVDIEGVEPMTSVIPMEMKKRQDVVNDGEIADLVLANAPATEDHFFLVPKVVE; encoded by the coding sequence ATGTCAGTCGATGCAGCCACCGTTCGCCGGATCGCGCAGCTTGCGCGGATCGCCGTCAAGGACGAGGAGGTGCCGCACCTCCAGGGCGAACTGAACGCGATGCTCGCCTTCATCGAGCAGTTGTCCGAAGTCGATATCGAGGGCGTCGAGCCGATGACCTCGGTGATTCCGATGGAGATGAAGAAGCGTCAGGACGTCGTCAACGATGGCGAAATCGCTGACCTCGTGCTGGCGAATGCGCCGGCCACCGAGGATCACTTCTTCCTCGTGCCCAAGGTCGTCGAATAG
- the ruvX gene encoding Holliday junction resolvase RuvX: protein MPAPILPLIDAAALWAPRGALIGLDLGTKTIGVAVSDPDRRLATGVTTIQRKNFTKDAAELLKISGERACAGFVLGLPINMDGSEGPRAQSTRAFARNFAKLTELAIGLWDERLSTAAVERELLANDVSRARRAEVIDEHAAIFILQGALDRLTALRRQAQP, encoded by the coding sequence ATGCCAGCTCCCATCCTTCCCCTGATCGACGCCGCCGCGCTTTGGGCGCCACGCGGCGCGCTGATCGGGCTCGACCTCGGCACCAAGACCATCGGCGTCGCCGTCTCCGACCCTGATCGGCGACTCGCGACCGGGGTGACAACCATTCAGCGCAAGAATTTCACCAAGGACGCCGCCGAGCTTCTCAAGATATCCGGCGAACGCGCCTGCGCCGGATTCGTGCTCGGCCTGCCGATCAACATGGACGGCAGTGAGGGGCCGCGCGCGCAATCGACCCGCGCTTTCGCCCGCAATTTCGCAAAACTCACCGAGTTGGCCATCGGCCTGTGGGACGAGCGACTCTCCACCGCTGCCGTCGAGCGCGAACTGCTCGCCAATGACGTGAGCCGTGCGCGGCGTGCCGAGGTGATCGACGAGCACGCTGCGATCTTCATCCTGCAAGGCGCGCTCGATCGCCTCACGGCTTTGCGGCGGCAGGCCCAGCCCTGA
- a CDS encoding CPBP family intramembrane glutamic endopeptidase — MSLPDTVPDQLDTLSAETPRVWKFWGTSLWGVLIFVALFMGQGAVIAAMLFSSGATDLSSFAEALGSALTGGKTLSLSIMTGLPAVLAAIWIATRVARQPFADYLALRWPSWKWILIGVVSLAVLVESWDLLSKSLGREVMPSFMIDTLKAAQADNTLWLLVLAVAVAAPITEELFVRGFLYRGWSESFLRPVGAIVLSSAVWTLMHLQYDWFFLGQVFTIGLLLGYLRYRTNSTWLTVIIHGLNNFAALVQTYWLASFT; from the coding sequence ATGAGCTTGCCCGATACCGTCCCCGATCAGCTGGACACGCTGTCCGCGGAGACGCCGCGCGTCTGGAAATTCTGGGGTACATCGCTCTGGGGCGTGTTGATCTTCGTCGCGCTGTTCATGGGGCAGGGCGCGGTGATCGCGGCCATGCTGTTCAGTTCGGGTGCGACCGATCTGTCTTCGTTCGCGGAGGCACTGGGGAGCGCACTCACCGGCGGCAAGACCCTGTCGCTCTCGATCATGACCGGACTTCCGGCCGTGCTCGCCGCGATCTGGATTGCGACGCGGGTCGCGCGCCAGCCGTTTGCGGATTACCTCGCGCTGCGTTGGCCGTCGTGGAAATGGATCCTGATCGGCGTCGTCAGCCTCGCAGTACTGGTCGAGAGCTGGGACCTGTTGTCCAAGTCGCTCGGCCGAGAGGTGATGCCGAGCTTCATGATCGACACGCTGAAGGCTGCGCAGGCCGACAACACGCTGTGGCTGCTTGTGCTCGCCGTGGCTGTCGCGGCGCCGATCACAGAAGAACTCTTCGTGCGCGGCTTTCTCTATCGCGGCTGGTCGGAATCATTTCTGCGCCCGGTGGGTGCGATCGTGCTGTCCTCGGCGGTGTGGACGCTGATGCACCTGCAATACGACTGGTTCTTTCTGGGGCAGGTGTTCACTATCGGCCTGCTGCTCGGCTATTTGCGCTATCGCACGAATTCGACCTGGCTCACCGTGATTATCCACGGGCTGAACAACTTCGCCGCGCTGGTGCAGACCTACTGGCTTGCCTCGTTCACCTGA
- a CDS encoding acyl-CoA dehydrogenase family protein has product MRSVASPRTEVLNQSPPFCDVDLFACDVPLKEAVAAYGAKDHTTELSAFGKLWGSAEMAELGRLANENLPKLQTFDARGFRRDEVEFHPAYHELMAVSAHAGLHNSTWASSGAAAGGNAEVLRAAKFFIAAQVETGHLCPITMTRASVAALASNEALRARIMPVLSQRAYDPGFAPWWGKRGMTIGMGMTERQGGTDVRVNISRAERDGEAYRIIGHKWFMSAPMCDAFLVLAQTDGGLTCFFMPRFTPDGEINALHFQRLKNKLGNRSNASSEVEFEAAYALRLGEEGRGVATIIQMVSLTRQDCAIASAGLMRSGLAHALHHARHRSVFQKRLADQPLMRSVLADMALQVEAATALVMRLCRAFDRASTDPNENATMRLMTPVVKYWVCKSAPAFLYEAMECLGGNGYVEEGILARHYREAPVNAIWEGSGNVMCLDVLRVMTREREVAEAVLADLERQTRELPECADALTRIRVTLQAPEAESYARDAVEQLALVAAADALAPVHPGHAALFAQTRLAQRHSLMYGASGLAPRDVEDLLARALP; this is encoded by the coding sequence ATGCGGTCTGTCGCGTCTCCCCGAACTGAGGTGTTGAACCAGTCGCCGCCGTTCTGTGACGTCGATCTGTTCGCGTGCGATGTGCCGCTGAAGGAGGCAGTCGCGGCTTATGGTGCGAAGGATCACACCACGGAGCTCTCGGCCTTCGGCAAGCTCTGGGGCTCTGCGGAGATGGCCGAGCTTGGACGGCTCGCCAACGAGAACTTGCCGAAGCTGCAGACCTTCGACGCGCGCGGCTTTCGCCGCGACGAGGTGGAGTTTCATCCGGCTTATCACGAACTGATGGCGGTGAGCGCCCATGCCGGACTTCACAACTCCACCTGGGCTTCATCGGGAGCGGCGGCAGGGGGCAATGCGGAGGTTCTGCGTGCGGCGAAATTCTTCATCGCGGCGCAGGTCGAGACCGGGCATCTGTGCCCGATCACGATGACGCGGGCATCGGTCGCGGCGCTTGCGAGCAACGAGGCGCTCCGCGCGCGGATCATGCCGGTCCTGAGTCAGCGCGCCTACGATCCCGGCTTTGCGCCATGGTGGGGCAAGCGCGGCATGACCATCGGCATGGGCATGACCGAGCGGCAGGGCGGCACCGATGTGCGCGTCAATATCTCCCGTGCTGAAAGGGACGGCGAGGCTTATCGCATCATCGGCCATAAATGGTTCATGTCGGCGCCGATGTGCGATGCATTTCTGGTGCTGGCGCAGACCGACGGTGGTCTCACTTGCTTCTTCATGCCGCGCTTTACGCCGGACGGCGAGATCAATGCGCTGCATTTCCAGCGCCTCAAAAACAAGCTCGGCAATCGCTCCAACGCATCCTCCGAAGTCGAGTTCGAGGCGGCCTATGCGCTGCGGCTCGGCGAGGAGGGGCGCGGTGTTGCAACGATTATCCAGATGGTGTCGCTGACGCGTCAGGATTGCGCGATCGCCTCCGCAGGCCTGATGCGCTCGGGGCTTGCCCATGCGCTTCACCACGCGCGCCATCGCAGCGTTTTTCAGAAACGCCTCGCCGACCAGCCGTTGATGCGCAGCGTGCTTGCCGATATGGCGCTGCAGGTCGAGGCGGCGACAGCGCTGGTGATGCGGCTCTGCCGCGCCTTCGACCGTGCGTCCACCGATCCCAATGAAAACGCCACTATGCGATTAATGACGCCGGTGGTGAAATACTGGGTGTGCAAGAGCGCACCCGCCTTTCTCTACGAGGCGATGGAATGCCTCGGCGGCAACGGCTACGTCGAGGAGGGTATTCTGGCGCGGCACTATCGCGAGGCGCCGGTCAATGCGATCTGGGAAGGCTCGGGCAACGTGATGTGCCTCGACGTGCTGCGGGTGATGACGCGCGAGCGTGAGGTGGCGGAGGCGGTGCTTGCGGATCTGGAGCGGCAGACACGCGAGTTGCCGGAATGCGCGGATGCGCTCACCCGCATCAGGGTCACCTTGCAGGCGCCGGAGGCGGAAAGCTATGCCCGCGATGCGGTGGAGCAGCTCGCTCTGGTAGCCGCTGCCGATGCGCTCGCGCCGGTCCACCCTGGCCATGCGGCGTTGTTCGCGCAAACGCGACTGGCGCAACGTCACTCGCTGATGTATGGCGCGAGTGGCCTTGCGCCCCGCGACGTCGAAGATCTGCTCGCGCGGGCGCTGCCTTGA
- a CDS encoding aspartate carbamoyltransferase catalytic subunit yields the protein MTSAPKSSFVLGHRHLLGIEGLSAADITGLLDLAGEYVELNRQVDKKRSVLRGRTQVNLFFEASTRTQSSFEIAGKRLGADVMNMSVSSSSMRKGETLMDTAVTLNAMHPDILVVRHHASGAVELLARKVDGSVVNAGDGAHEHPTQALLDALTIRRNKGRLEGLLIAICGDVLHSRVARSNIILLNLMGARVRVVGPSTLLPPGIERMGVEVAHDMREGLDGADIVMMLRLQRERMSGSFVPSSSEYFQFFGLDQKKLSYAKPDALVMHPGPMNRGVEIDSIVADGAQSLVREQVEMGVAVRMAVLEALARNLPNA from the coding sequence ATGACCTCCGCACCAAAATCGAGTTTCGTCCTCGGGCACCGGCATCTGCTGGGCATCGAAGGCCTTTCCGCCGCCGATATCACCGGCCTTCTCGACCTCGCCGGCGAATATGTCGAACTGAACCGCCAGGTGGACAAGAAGCGCAGCGTGCTGCGCGGACGCACCCAGGTAAACCTGTTCTTCGAGGCATCCACCCGCACCCAGTCCTCCTTCGAGATCGCCGGCAAGCGGCTCGGGGCGGACGTCATGAACATGTCCGTCTCCTCCTCCTCGATGCGCAAGGGCGAGACGCTGATGGACACGGCCGTGACGCTGAACGCGATGCATCCCGACATTCTCGTGGTGCGCCATCACGCGTCCGGCGCGGTGGAGTTGCTTGCGCGCAAGGTCGACGGCTCCGTCGTCAACGCAGGCGACGGCGCGCATGAGCACCCGACGCAGGCGCTGCTCGATGCGCTCACCATCCGCCGCAACAAGGGCCGGCTCGAAGGGTTGCTCATCGCAATCTGCGGCGATGTCCTGCACTCGCGCGTCGCCCGCTCCAACATCATCCTGCTGAACCTGATGGGCGCACGGGTGCGCGTCGTCGGTCCCTCGACGCTACTGCCGCCCGGCATCGAGCGCATGGGCGTCGAAGTCGCCCACGACATGCGCGAAGGATTGGACGGCGCCGACATCGTGATGATGCTGCGGCTGCAACGCGAGCGGATGAGTGGCTCGTTCGTGCCGTCGAGCTCTGAATATTTCCAGTTCTTCGGCCTCGACCAGAAGAAGCTGTCCTATGCCAAGCCCGATGCGCTGGTGATGCATCCGGGCCCGATGAATCGCGGGGTCGAGATCGACTCCATCGTCGCCGACGGCGCGCAGTCTCTGGTCCGCGAGCAAGTCGAAATGGGAGTGGCGGTGCGCATGGCGGTGCTCGAAGCACTTGCCCGCAACCTGCCGAATGCGTGA
- a CDS encoding dihydroorotase, with translation MPKDSRPILLTNARLIDPSCDLDSAGSVLLQNGVIADAGPGVGQSSLPDGTEIIDCSGKIVAPGLIDMRAFIGEPGAGHRETFASASQAAASGGITTIVCQPETRPAIDNSATVDFVLRRARDTAVVNIHPMAALTKGLAGDEMTEFGLLKAAGAVAFTDGAKSVINAQVMRRALTYARDFDVLIVHHTEDPNLSGEGVMNEGELASRLGLIGAPSAAEAVMLERDMRLVALTGGRYHAASVSCIDSLEILRRARDNGLAVSASASINHLALNENDIGPYRTYLKLSPPLRTEDDRQSLVAAVASGLIDVIMSDHNPQDVEVKRLPFAEAAPGAIGLETMLSAGLRLVHSGEIELSRLLRAMSTRPAELLGLPGGTLRTGRPADIVVIDLDTPWVLDPADLKSQCKNTPFDEARFTGRAVRTLVGGRTVFEQV, from the coding sequence ATGCCGAAAGATAGCCGCCCCATCCTTCTCACCAACGCCCGCCTGATCGATCCGTCATGCGATCTCGATAGCGCAGGCAGCGTGCTGCTCCAAAACGGCGTGATCGCCGATGCCGGCCCCGGCGTCGGCCAAAGCAGCCTGCCCGATGGCACCGAGATCATCGATTGCAGCGGCAAGATCGTCGCCCCCGGCCTGATCGACATGCGCGCCTTCATCGGCGAACCCGGCGCGGGTCATCGCGAGACGTTCGCTTCGGCAAGTCAGGCAGCAGCATCCGGCGGCATCACCACTATCGTTTGCCAGCCCGAGACGCGGCCTGCGATCGACAATTCCGCGACGGTCGATTTCGTGCTGCGCCGCGCGCGCGACACTGCCGTGGTGAACATCCATCCGATGGCCGCGCTGACCAAGGGTCTTGCGGGCGATGAAATGACCGAGTTCGGCCTTCTCAAGGCCGCGGGCGCCGTCGCCTTCACCGATGGCGCGAAGAGCGTGATCAACGCGCAGGTGATGCGCCGCGCCCTCACCTACGCGCGCGACTTCGATGTGCTGATCGTCCATCATACCGAGGACCCTAACCTCTCGGGCGAAGGCGTGATGAACGAAGGCGAGCTTGCATCGCGTCTCGGGCTGATCGGCGCGCCGAGCGCCGCCGAGGCGGTGATGCTGGAGCGCGATATGCGGCTCGTCGCCCTGACCGGCGGGCGCTATCACGCGGCCTCCGTGAGCTGCATCGACTCGCTCGAAATTCTCAGGCGAGCCCGCGACAATGGTCTCGCCGTCAGCGCTTCCGCCTCGATCAACCATCTCGCGCTCAACGAAAACGACATCGGCCCCTATCGTACCTATCTCAAGCTCTCGCCGCCGTTGCGCACCGAGGACGACCGTCAGTCGCTTGTCGCTGCGGTGGCTTCCGGCCTCATCGACGTCATCATGTCGGATCACAATCCGCAGGACGTCGAGGTGAAGCGGCTGCCGTTCGCGGAAGCCGCACCCGGCGCGATCGGACTGGAGACGATGCTGTCCGCGGGTCTGCGCCTTGTTCATAGCGGCGAGATCGAACTCTCTCGCCTCCTTCGCGCGATGTCGACGCGCCCGGCCGAACTGCTCGGCCTGCCCGGCGGCACGCTACGCACCGGCCGCCCCGCCGACATCGTGGTGATCGATCTCGATACGCCGTGGGTGCTCGATCCGGCCGATCTCAAATCGCAATGCAAGAACACGCCGTTCGACGAGGCGCGGTTCACCGGGCGCGCCGTCCGCACGCTGGTCGGCGGCCGCACCGTCTTCGAACAGGTGTGA
- the plsY gene encoding glycerol-3-phosphate 1-O-acyltransferase PlsY gives MDLSPAAANTLALALGYALGAIPFGLLITQRAGTADLRSIGSGNIGATNVLRTGRKELAAATLLCDMLKGTLAVIAARWLFGEDAAIAAGLGAFLGHIFPIWLKFKGGKGVATYIGLLLGLIWPVALVFCAVWLAVAIITRYSSLAALIASAVTPPLLLWQQQMPLAALFAILSAILWFKHRANIRRLLDGSEGRIGAKG, from the coding sequence ATGGATCTGTCGCCCGCCGCCGCAAATACCCTCGCTCTCGCTCTCGGCTATGCGCTCGGCGCGATCCCGTTCGGCCTGCTGATTACCCAACGTGCGGGCACCGCCGATCTGCGCTCGATCGGCTCCGGCAATATCGGGGCGACCAACGTGCTGCGCACCGGCCGCAAAGAACTCGCCGCCGCGACGCTGCTTTGCGACATGCTGAAGGGCACGCTTGCCGTCATCGCCGCACGGTGGCTGTTCGGCGAGGATGCCGCGATCGCTGCGGGCCTCGGGGCATTCCTCGGCCACATCTTCCCGATCTGGCTGAAGTTCAAGGGCGGCAAAGGCGTTGCGACCTATATCGGCTTGCTGCTCGGCCTCATCTGGCCGGTCGCGCTCGTGTTCTGCGCGGTGTGGCTCGCAGTCGCGATCATCACCCGCTATTCGTCGCTCGCAGCCCTGATCGCCAGCGCGGTGACACCGCCGCTTCTATTGTGGCAGCAGCAGATGCCGCTGGCGGCACTGTTTGCGATCCTCTCCGCCATCCTCTGGTTCAAGCACCGCGCCAATATCCGCCGCCTCCTCGACGGGAGCGAGGGCAGGATCGGCGCCAAGGGCTAA
- the dprA gene encoding DNA-processing protein DprA, with amino-acid sequence MERQTPVPTRLTDAQRIDWLRLIRSDNVGPRTFRSLVNHYGSARAALERLPELARRGGASRLGRICSIEDAEREIAASRRIGVMLLAPGEHGYPPRLALIDDPPPILGVRGAPDVHMRPTIGIVGSRNASGAGLKFAQTIAHDLGEAGFVIASGLARGIDQAAHRASLSGGTVAVLAGGHDRIYPPEHESLLDAILAANGGAISEMQLGHSPRARDFPRRNRLIAGTALGVLIVEAAHRSGSLITARFANEQGREVFAVPGSPLDPRAAGTNDLIKQGATLTTSAADIINAVTPIMARPIELPFEEDDSGRDESREPEDSDRARIVGLLGPSPIGIDDLVRLSDSSPAVVRTVLLELELAGRLDRHGAGLVSLNWDR; translated from the coding sequence GTGGAGAGGCAGACGCCGGTACCCACGCGGTTGACGGACGCGCAGCGCATCGACTGGCTGCGGCTGATCCGCAGCGACAATGTCGGCCCCCGTACCTTCCGTTCTCTCGTCAATCATTACGGCAGCGCACGGGCGGCGCTTGAACGGCTGCCCGAACTCGCGCGACGCGGCGGTGCGAGCCGGCTAGGCCGGATCTGCTCGATTGAAGATGCGGAGCGTGAAATCGCAGCGAGCCGCCGCATCGGCGTGATGCTGCTCGCACCGGGCGAACACGGCTATCCGCCGCGTCTTGCGCTGATCGACGATCCACCGCCCATTCTTGGCGTGCGTGGTGCGCCCGACGTTCACATGCGCCCGACGATCGGCATCGTCGGCTCGCGCAATGCTTCCGGTGCCGGACTGAAATTCGCGCAGACCATCGCACACGATCTTGGCGAGGCCGGATTCGTCATTGCCTCGGGGCTCGCGCGCGGCATCGATCAGGCGGCCCATCGCGCAAGCCTTTCCGGCGGCACGGTCGCGGTGCTCGCTGGCGGGCATGATCGGATCTATCCGCCCGAGCATGAGAGCTTGCTTGATGCCATCCTTGCCGCGAACGGCGGCGCGATCTCGGAAATGCAGCTTGGGCACAGTCCGCGCGCCCGTGACTTCCCTCGCCGCAACCGCCTGATTGCAGGAACCGCGCTCGGCGTTCTCATCGTCGAGGCCGCGCACCGCTCGGGCTCGCTCATCACCGCACGCTTCGCCAACGAACAGGGCCGCGAGGTGTTCGCCGTGCCGGGCTCACCACTCGACCCGCGCGCCGCCGGCACCAACGATCTCATCAAGCAGGGCGCGACGCTCACGACATCCGCCGCAGACATTATTAATGCCGTCACGCCGATCATGGCGCGGCCGATCGAGTTGCCCTTCGAGGAAGACGACAGCGGGAGAGATGAAAGCCGCGAACCGGAGGACAGCGATCGCGCGCGCATCGTCGGCCTGCTTGGTCCCTCGCCGATCGGCATCGACGATCTGGTACGGCTGTCCGATAGCTCGCCTGCCGTGGTCCGCACTGTTCTTCTTGAACTCGAACTCGCCGGGCGGCTCGATCGTCATGGCGCCGGGTTGGTGTCGCTGAACTGGGACCGCTAA